CCTTGTAGGTGTGTGATGCATTTCAAAGGATTTTCCCACCATTATCTTCTGTCCAGGGAGACTGAGCGCAGGAACTGCCAGCTGCTGGGCACAGGAGGAGAGAGGCTTGGAGAGGGAAAGTggatgctcaaggtcacatggcagaTGAGCAATTTGGCTCTTTCTAGAGGTCCCCAGTCCCCCAGCTTGAGCGAGCAGGAAGCAGCATGCTGTGGCAGAAAGCGTAGAAGACGAGTTCAGTGCCTGCAGTTCATGGTCTAAGGTAGGGCCAGGTGCCTCAGGGTGGATGGCCCGGGACCAGCCATCTTGCCTAGGTGTGGAAACTGAGGGTCAAGAGAGGCAGTCTCTAGCTTGCAGTTGTGCAACTAGGATGCGGTAGAGCAAGGGTTTGCTTTGTCACCAGAGCCAGCACAGCACCCCCAATGAAACAAACCAAGTAGACTGGGTCTACTTGGTTGAGGCAAAAGCTCCTTACATGGGGACTGAGGACTTCCCAGGGGATTGGAGGGCTGCTGTGACTCTGcaaaggggtgtgtgtatgtgtgtgtgtgtattttctgaaGTGCTCATACCTCCCACCAGATCATCAGAGGAAACCAGGAAACAGGCTAGGAACTGCTGGTCAGCCGGGTGGCAAAGACAGAGGTTGCCTCCCCACTACATGCTCCTGTTCACCCCTGAAAGCTCACCAGGGTTAAGGCATGAAGGGTGATGACGTGACCTGTTTGTTATGAAATATTGAAGTAACTCATGCCAGGAGGCAACACACAGATGAGATCATATCATAAACAGGAATCTAGTGAGGCCAGGAGCCTGGTGGAGCCCACCTGGGGAGCTGCCAGGTGGGGGGCAATGGGGGATGGTGCGGATTGGGGgtcttgccctctgccccactcTCAGACTTGGTCCTGTGGGATGGCCAgtctcaggctctgctcctgTTCACTACAATTGTAGTCACTGTAGTTAGGTTAAAatcccatctctttctctcaagggGATGTGAGAAACCGGCTCAGACCCATTCTCCATGGAGCCTCAGACTCTCCGTTTCTGAAATAGAGTTAAAGATGCTCACAGAGTAGAGTCCCAGTGGAGGTGTTATGAGAAGGAAATACCAGAAGAAATTCCCAGCCTAGGCTCAGTCTTCAATTCCCTGGCGGTAGGAGAGGGATGGGTACTGGTGGTCCCCAACCAGCACCCAAATCATTCTGATCAGAGTGGCTCGGGGTTTCAGGGACAAGAAAAAAACCTCTcctattttttccaaatttgaaagCCCAAGAGGAAGCCAAAtcagagagcatgaggagggaaATGAAACCAGGCCCTGATCTGCTTATTCATCTCGGAAATGGGTCTATCAACCACCACCCGTCTGGGCACCAGGTGAGACTTCACTTCCACATCCCCTGCTAGAAAGGCATCATGAATATTTAATGACACTGAAGCCATCAGGTAATGTAGCAAAACAGCTCAAGAGACCTaagaaactggggctcaggaGACCTAAATTCTATCTTAAGCTCCCAACTTGCTCAGTGAGCTCCCCTCCCAgcttccctcatctgtaaaatgaggggacaGGGCCAGAATCTTCTCTGCACCCAGCCGTTAATGCATATGGGGCTCCCATCATGAGCCCTTTCCACTGCCCCCCCTCCAGTCTTAGCTGGCATTTCCCCATCTCCCTTAAATAAGCAAGCTTGCTTTTTCCCAAGGTCCAAGAAGGACATTTATTTCCCCTAAATTCAGTCTTATGAGAGTGTTAGCACTTAAGGAAACAAATTACATACTCAAGTGTTTAAAAACCGTTTATTATgcaaaatgttaacttttataaaaagtttaatataCATTGCATGGTTACAGAAAGTCACCTTCCTGCAAAAAAGGTACAAAAGCTATATACTCTATTATAGAGTTCATAATCAGGGCAACAGAGCCTTTCTCCAAGGAGACCAGAAGACCAGCTCTACTGCTGCCTTGGCAGACTTTGGAGAGCAGCCACTCCCCCCCAACCTCCACACTGTGAAAGACAGTCTTTAaaacttgggggtggggtgggggctgggagacgTTGCCCAGCTGGTGCCCAGAGCTAGCTCTGGCTCTTTAGGCCACCCAAGTTCACAGTCCTTCGCTCCCGGGCGCCAGGTCCAGCCTCGAGGCAGGGGTTTGGGGAAGTCAAGTGGGCAGGGCGAGGTTGGGGCCCATCCATGCCCTCGGGCTTCCGGCCGTAGAGGGTCCCGGGGTCCTAGGCGGAACGGGCGCCAGCACCTGCGTTCTGGGCGGGGGAGGAAAGAAGACCAGGGAGCCATCAGTTTCCGCCGAGCGCGCCGAGGCGGGGGCCGTCCGCAGACTGCCCGGCGCCAGGGAGGAAACTTGGTCTCTACCTCCAGCTGATAACTCCCAGCCCCAAGCTGCCCCCACCCAGTTGGCGCCAAAGGACCACGGGCGGAGCTTGCAACCACCCGCCCTCTTGGAATTGACACCAGTTGGGAGAGGGCTGAGGAAGACACAGCTTCCTTTACGACTCCAAACTACAAACAGAACGGCTGTTTTATTTACCTGCGCCTACTTTTTCTCGTGTCTTTGGCCAccgggggaagggcaggggcaaAATGCTTTGAGGGTTGAAACGCACGTTGGATGGGAATTGGTTCTGTCATTCATTTAATGTAACCACGGGTAAGTCACTTGCCCCTCTCTCGCCTCGCCCCAAACTGAGGAGGCAGTAATCCCTTAAAAGGCCAACCAGTTCCAAGATTTGTCGTTTAAGCAccgccccacctccaccccctggGCGAAAGTGGGGATACTCACCTGGAGGCGCCAGGACTGCCAGGTCAGTGGCAGAAGCTTCTCTTGTCGTTGGAAATCACGAGTTCGGGAGCGAGCTCGGCTgtctgagagaagggaaagagggaaaagttaTGCACGGCCTTTGGGAGTTTTAGGGGTCCAGGCAGCTTCCCGGCTCTGGAGCTCAGCCCCGCCCCAGCTCCCGCGCACGCCCCCACACACCTGGATGGGAAGATGCGGGCCGTCTGGGGGTCCAGGGGCGGGCTCGGCCAGAACCACCTGCAGGTCGAGGATATAGTCGATGACGCGCTGCAGGATTTCCACCTGGCTAAGCTGAGTGCCTCGCGGGACTCCGGGGACCAGTTCCCGCAAGCGCGAGTAGCAGTGGTTCATGTCGTCTAACAGGCTCAGCGGCTCCTCGGCTGCTGGACCCTTGCCGCGACCGCGCGCGATGGCCAAGCTGCGTTCCGACAGGCAGCACACCGCCTCGTAGCACCCGCGCACCGGGCTTAGCGCCTTCATATTGAAGAATGAGACTGGAGGTGCCGAAAGGACGAAGAGAGTCAAAGAACCCCAACAGCAGCTAGCAACGCGCGCACGCTAGCAGCGGCCCCACTTATAGAGCCCTCCTCGAAGGCACGCCCCTTTATGCAAAACGTGCGCCTCGGCCCCGCCTCCGCTAACCCTGGGCGTTCACAACCCGGTTAAATTGCAAACAGGCTTCCTCCGGCTGGTCTGACGCCGAATACCGCGGAGCCGCGGATTCAAAGAATGAGGAAGCGCTGATACCGGGGAGAGGCAGGCCTCTTTGCCagcaaggattttaaaaatcacttaaaaccATTAACTTTAAGAATTTGCCTTTTCCTGGCAGCGCCCCAGATCTCTgagctcccctgccccctgccagtCCACCCACAGCCCAACACTAGCTCGAACCCACAGCTCCTCTGAGGTCATAAATCCCTGAACAGcaaagaagctttttttttttttttttttttttaagcaaaggatTTTTCAAGGGAAACTTGTAAGGAATTAGTGCCGCCTTGTTCCCCAATTTGCTGTTCGTCTGACCTCCAGACTCACTGGCGTCAGGAATTATCTTGtgaccagaggggaaaaaaattaattgcgGTGAAGCTGAGGttacaatgaagaaaacagatttgGGCTAGGGCTGAGATtgcagaaggaggaggggatgggggttTGAGCAAAGAACACTATTTATTTGAGCAacaggggaaaagaagagaaaaaaaaaaaagaaagcagactgaATCCGTGATTTTTGcatggggaaagaaaggagcCCCCATCCTCTGGCCCCAAGCACTCCGTAAGGAGCCAAAGATATGCCAATTGTGTTTTGAAAGTGAGTTTGATTAGAATTTTGGACCGAGTTTTAAATATGGAGCGACACACAGGATGATTCCTATAGAAATTTTTAAGGGTCCCCCCATTGGGTAGCCAATCTCTTAATTCTTGCtttgctctccttccctcccttcccccactttgcACACACCTCTGCGCAGAAAACAATAGTTTGGTAATTTCATCACTCTATTGTCTGTCCCTTTCTGCTCTGGAAGGGTAGGCCACCTGGACTTGATTATTCTTAGCCTTTGCTGAAATAGCTCCAGCTCTGAGAGCCCAGGAAAGGGATCAGAGGACAGGGAAGCTAAGCCCTGTATTGCAACAGGACATTGCATTCAGTATTCTTTGCTTGTCTTCTTGTCACTTCCCAGAACTTTCGGGAATTTGTAGCCTCAAAATCCTGGTTTTCATCTTGGAATCCCAGGTGGGATTCCTCCAAGGGTTGCTTCCTAAGTCAATCAGTTGATAAATACTTACGGAGTCACCTGACATAAAACAGTGGCTCGTGCTCTCAAGAATCTCACAATTTGGGGAGacaaaattaacacaggaaacaattaAGAGTTCTATAGTATGTGGCACTGATTAACAGGACAATGGGAGCTCAGAGCTAGGAGAATCTCAAAATTGTCATGGTAGAAAAGACACTGGACTGGGAATCAACATCCCAGCCACAGGATCTTGAATAAGCCCAGGTATGCTTGCCTTGGTTGCCTTGTGAATAACATGGTGAGATGGTGCTAAGtgattattttaaatcctttccaATACTGGAAATCTAAGTCTTTATGAAATTTGGACAGGCAGGTGTGGTATGGTaaagggcccagagaggggctaTAAAACATGTCCAATGTCATGCCACAGCTAATGGCAGAGCCAACCCTGAGGTCCCGTTGTTTGCCATCAAACCACAGGGCTCTGTATCGCAAGAAAGGGGTCTTCTAAAGATTTCTCCCTAAAGtgttaatgttttcaagtttcttaTACTCTTTAGCgtaagaaggaggaagaaaatgaccTGTAAGTGCACAAGTCAGTCTATAAATGCCACAGACGTCAAAAGAAGAGAATGCCAGCTATTTGGTCATGGGAAGGGAAAATGGTGCCTCTACCAGACTCCTGAGTGACCAAACAGAAAACCCTTTCCTTTTCTATCACACAGACTTCCGTGGTTTGTGCAAAATGGTCAAGCTGGGGCagtgcggggggtggggtggggggctctgaaAAATCATGGCCTTCGGGGCTAGGCAGATTTATGTTCAAATTCCTGTTCTTCTCTtttactaatgatgttgaactaAATCAACTCTCCGTGCCTCAATTCCCcagtttataaaatgaaactaattaGACctacttcatttattcaacaaataattatcacACGCCTCTGCTCTGTAAGGCACTTGACATGCTCTCTCCACCAGATCTGTTAGTCTCCTAGGTGCCTGGGGACACAGAATGGCCAGGTGTGTGGTAGGTGCTGGGTCCACAGGTCCATACAggttctcttctctcctttcccctcctcctctactACCACTGATGCCTTAGGCTTGTGTACCTGTTTGCAAAGCaccttcacatttattatttccgAAGATGCTTTCGGGCTGAAATGCCCATGGGCTGTGTGACACAAGGCAGTAGAGAGATGCAGTGGGATTAGCAAGCTGAATTCTCTCTTGGCCACGCCAGGAACTTGCAATGTGGCCTTGGACAcgttttcttccttcctgggctgaattttctgcaaaatggggggcggggagggggggtagCAAAGGACCTCTAGGGGTCTTCTCCAATCTAAGATTCTAATTCTGAAAGAAGAGGGTCCGGTTGGGAACACTGAATAAAGTTTGAACCCGAGAGACTTCTTTTTCCAACAGCGGACTGGAGGGCTAGCTCAGAACCTTCTGCAACGAGTTTAGTGGTGGCGGGGCCTCAGCCTCTTATTCCAAATGCCTCTGAACTTTCTGTTCCCAGTTCTGCGCCTTTTACcagctttttcccccctcttgcattttttatttttatgaaaggaTGTCATTAAGGCTTTTGTCTGCGCTGTTTTTGTTTCAGAACTTTTCTCACAATCCTATTTTTTGTTGAGGAATCCGCTCCTTTGCCCAGCTGTGGGTCCCGGTCCCACAG
This window of the Ailuropoda melanoleuca isolate Jingjing chromosome 2, ASM200744v2, whole genome shotgun sequence genome carries:
- the ID3 gene encoding DNA-binding protein inhibitor ID-3, which encodes MKALSPVRGCYEAVCCLSERSLAIARGRGKGPAAEEPLSLLDDMNHCYSRLRELVPGVPRGTQLSQVEILQRVIDYILDLQVVLAEPAPGPPDGPHLPIQTAELAPELVISNDKRSFCH